From one Gracilibacillus salinarum genomic stretch:
- the folD gene encoding bifunctional methylenetetrahydrofolate dehydrogenase/methenyltetrahydrofolate cyclohydrolase FolD translates to MTAEVIYGSELAKSLRDEMKEEVAGLREKNIIPGLTVVLIGDDPASRSYVRGKQKASDYVGVDSDLIELPIETTQEQLLQLIDELNHKDTVHGILVQLPLPAHIDEQVIIEAISPEKDVDGFHPISIGRMMTGKDTFYPCTPYGIIQMMKSKNISLEGKHAVIIGRSNIVGKPVGQLLLSENATVTYCHSRTKNMEAYIAQADILIVAVGKAHFINGDHIKDGAIVIDVGVNRVEDGSLTGDVDFDSAKEKASYITPVPKGVGPMTITMLMHNTIKSAKKANELN, encoded by the coding sequence ATGACTGCAGAAGTAATCTATGGAAGTGAATTAGCGAAATCGTTAAGAGATGAGATGAAGGAAGAAGTTGCTGGATTGCGTGAGAAAAATATCATTCCTGGCTTAACTGTTGTATTAATCGGTGATGATCCGGCTTCTAGATCTTATGTGAGAGGGAAACAAAAAGCATCTGATTATGTAGGTGTTGACTCAGACTTAATCGAGCTGCCAATTGAAACAACACAAGAGCAATTATTACAATTAATTGATGAGTTGAACCATAAAGATACGGTCCATGGTATTCTAGTCCAGCTACCGTTACCTGCACATATTGATGAACAAGTAATTATTGAAGCAATTTCGCCAGAGAAAGATGTTGATGGCTTTCATCCGATCAGTATCGGACGAATGATGACAGGTAAGGATACTTTTTATCCTTGTACACCGTACGGTATTATCCAAATGATGAAATCAAAAAACATTTCATTGGAAGGGAAACACGCGGTAATTATCGGGAGAAGTAATATTGTTGGTAAACCGGTAGGACAATTATTGTTAAGTGAAAATGCAACAGTGACCTATTGTCATTCCAGAACAAAAAATATGGAAGCATACATAGCGCAAGCAGATATTTTAATTGTTGCAGTAGGAAAAGCTCATTTTATTAATGGAGATCATATTAAAGATGGAGCAATTGTAATTGATGTTGGTGTCAATAGAGTAGAAGATGGATCATTAACAGGAGATGTTGATTTTGATTCTGCAAAAGAAAAAGCTAGCTACATTACCCCAGTACCAAAAGGGGTAGGGCCGATGACGATTACAATGCTTATGCATAACACGATTAAATCTGCTAAGAAAGCAAATGAATTAAACTAG
- a CDS encoding Asp23/Gls24 family envelope stress response protein: MSDNQLLNVGESTPLGNVEISPDVLEVIAGIATTEVPGVSSMRGNFATGVAERLGKKSHGKGIKVELKDEMVLIDVFIVVDYGHTIPTVAQQIQSNVRQAIKNMTAIQIKEINIHVVGVHMEQMNEDVEI; this comes from the coding sequence ATGTCTGACAATCAATTATTGAATGTTGGTGAATCAACTCCGTTAGGAAATGTAGAAATCTCTCCTGATGTTCTAGAAGTTATTGCAGGTATTGCAACAACAGAAGTTCCTGGTGTATCGAGTATGCGCGGCAACTTTGCAACAGGCGTTGCTGAAAGACTTGGGAAGAAGTCGCACGGAAAAGGGATAAAAGTAGAACTGAAAGACGAAATGGTACTAATTGATGTCTTTATCGTAGTCGATTATGGTCACACGATTCCGACTGTAGCGCAACAGATACAATCGAATGTAAGACAAGCGATCAAAAATATGACTGCCATTCAAATTAAAGAAATCAACATCCATGTTGTCGGTGTGCATATGGAACAAATGAACGAAGACGTAGAAATCTAA
- the nusB gene encoding transcription antitermination factor NusB, whose protein sequence is MKRRIAREKALQILFSLDNEEYDVTTTIEYSLTEEEHDPFLLDLVQGVVDKKEEIDEKIKQHLVKWSLSRLAVVERTLLRIATYELFYLKDAPESVVINESIEIAHVFGDDKSGKFINGVLSKML, encoded by the coding sequence ATGAAACGAAGAATCGCTCGTGAGAAAGCACTGCAAATTTTATTTTCGTTAGATAACGAAGAATATGATGTAACAACAACGATTGAATACTCTTTAACGGAAGAGGAACATGATCCTTTTTTATTAGACTTAGTACAAGGGGTCGTGGATAAAAAAGAAGAAATAGACGAAAAAATCAAGCAACATTTGGTGAAATGGTCATTGTCAAGGCTGGCGGTAGTAGAAAGAACATTACTCCGAATTGCTACCTATGAATTATTTTACTTAAAAGACGCACCCGAAAGCGTTGTAATAAATGAATCAATTGAAATTGCACATGTTTTCGGTGATGATAAATCAGGGAAATTTATCAATGGTGTATTGTCTAAAATGCTTTAA